In uncultured Cohaesibacter sp., a genomic segment contains:
- a CDS encoding sulfate transporter family protein yields the protein MLSPALLALNQLFTKPFRSVLWKMLGITLLLLLLVGIGMQSGLEYLLSQESFLPGWVETMAGILAGLGLFFGLGFLIVPVSAVVASLFLDEVSHIVESTYYPHEPKGRDMPMMAAIVQTMRFLGVVIGVNLLVLILIPFLGLGVPLFFVANGYLLGREYFEQAAFRFRSPQDIKALRARHGAKIFLSGLIIALFVAIPFLNLLTPLFATAYMVHVHKRLTGSQPSRLEAQAA from the coding sequence ATGTTGTCTCCGGCCCTTCTGGCGCTCAACCAGCTTTTCACCAAACCGTTCCGTTCCGTCCTCTGGAAGATGCTGGGTATCACCCTGCTGCTGCTGCTGCTGGTCGGGATCGGAATGCAGTCCGGGTTGGAATATCTGCTGAGTCAGGAATCCTTCCTGCCCGGCTGGGTCGAAACGATGGCAGGCATTCTGGCCGGTCTCGGTCTGTTTTTCGGGCTCGGCTTCCTGATCGTCCCGGTTTCGGCGGTGGTTGCGAGCCTGTTTCTCGATGAGGTCAGCCATATCGTCGAGAGCACCTACTATCCCCACGAGCCCAAGGGGCGCGACATGCCGATGATGGCCGCGATCGTTCAGACAATGCGCTTCCTGGGCGTGGTGATCGGGGTCAACCTACTGGTGCTGATCCTGATCCCGTTTCTGGGCCTTGGCGTGCCGCTGTTCTTTGTTGCCAATGGCTATCTGCTGGGGCGGGAATATTTCGAACAGGCCGCCTTTCGCTTCAGGTCCCCTCAGGACATCAAGGCGCTGCGTGCCCGGCATGGGGCCAAGATCTTCCTGTCCGGCCTGATCATCGCGCTGTTTGTGGCCATTCCGTTTCTCAACCTGCTGACGCCGCTTTTCGCCACCGCCTATATGGTGCATGTTCACAAACGGCTG
- a CDS encoding adenosine kinase gives MTAPRFDVLGIGNAIVDVLARVEDDFLVAEGLHKGSMNLIDTERAEYLYAKMGPGIESSGGSAGNTIFGIASLGGKAAYFGKVANDQLGEIFAHDMRSLGAHFDTRPLVGGDPTARCMVLISPDGERTMNTYLGACSELTELDIDETVVSDSGILYMEGYLWDKENAKNAFRKAAKVAHAAGRKVSITLSDSFCVDRFRDEFLELIQTRQVDIVFANESEAKALYQTSDRATALNALRQDTALSAVTLGKEGSVAIAGNQTHHVPACSIRELVDTTGAGDLYASGFLYGLSQDMSLEKCTMLGNFCAAEVIQHVGPRPEHDLRQAADQARLL, from the coding sequence ATGACTGCACCACGTTTTGATGTTCTGGGAATTGGCAACGCCATCGTCGATGTGCTTGCACGGGTTGAAGATGACTTCCTTGTAGCCGAAGGCCTGCACAAGGGGTCGATGAATCTGATCGATACCGAGCGCGCCGAATATCTCTATGCCAAAATGGGCCCGGGCATTGAATCCTCAGGCGGCAGCGCTGGTAACACCATTTTCGGTATCGCCAGTCTTGGCGGCAAGGCCGCCTATTTCGGCAAGGTTGCCAATGACCAGCTTGGCGAGATCTTCGCCCATGACATGCGCTCGCTTGGTGCCCATTTCGATACCAGACCACTGGTCGGCGGCGATCCGACCGCTCGCTGCATGGTGCTGATTTCGCCCGATGGCGAGCGCACCATGAACACTTATCTGGGTGCCTGCAGCGAACTGACCGAACTGGACATCGACGAAACAGTGGTTTCCGATTCCGGCATTCTCTACATGGAAGGCTATCTGTGGGACAAGGAAAACGCCAAGAATGCCTTCCGCAAGGCAGCAAAGGTGGCCCATGCCGCCGGACGCAAGGTTTCCATCACGCTGTCGGACAGTTTCTGCGTCGACCGGTTCCGGGACGAGTTCCTCGAGCTGATCCAGACCAGACAGGTCGATATCGTGTTTGCCAATGAATCCGAAGCCAAGGCGCTTTACCAGACGTCTGACCGGGCAACCGCCCTCAATGCCCTGAGGCAGGATACGGCCTTGTCCGCTGTGACCCTTGGCAAAGAAGGCTCCGTAGCCATTGCCGGCAACCAGACCCATCACGTTCCGGCCTGCTCCATCCGCGAGCTGGTCGACACCACGGGTGCTGGTGACCTCTATGCTTCCGGCTTCCTCTATGGGCTGTCACAAGACATGAGCCTTGAAAAATGCACCATGCTTGGCAATTTCTGCGCTGCCGAGGTTATCCAGCATGTGGGACCGCGGCCCGAGCACGACCTGCGGCAGGCAGCAGATCAGGCCCGCCTGCTTTAG
- the coaA gene encoding type I pantothenate kinase, which produces MKQTVNRQLSPYRVFSSDEWATLRADTPLTLTTSDLQKIKSLNDPISLDEVEEIYLPLSRLLSYYVEFAKGLNNATQHFLGTNEPKTPFIIGVAGSVSVGKSTTARLLQTLLSRWPASPKVDLVTTDGFLLPNAVLEAEGLMRRKGFPESYDRTALIEFLTNIKAGKRNVRAPVYSHFYYDVMSTEAQIVDQPDILILEGLNVLQTSILPTDAKDIPFVSDFFDFSVYIDADEDMLHQWYLERFMRLRETAFRDPGSYFHRYSLIEEKEALQIANDLWTSINLVNLRENIFPTRPRADLVLRKEDGHAITTVMLRKL; this is translated from the coding sequence ATGAAGCAAACGGTAAACCGCCAACTGTCCCCCTACCGGGTCTTTAGCAGTGACGAATGGGCGACTCTGCGAGCCGATACGCCCCTCACGCTGACAACGTCTGATCTGCAGAAAATCAAGAGTCTCAACGATCCGATTTCTCTTGATGAGGTGGAAGAGATCTATTTGCCGCTATCCCGACTGCTCAGCTATTATGTCGAATTCGCCAAAGGCCTCAACAACGCCACCCAGCATTTTCTCGGCACTAACGAGCCGAAGACCCCGTTCATCATAGGCGTTGCCGGTTCGGTTTCTGTCGGCAAGTCAACCACGGCGCGGCTGTTGCAGACTCTGTTGAGCCGCTGGCCTGCCAGCCCCAAGGTGGATCTGGTCACCACGGACGGTTTTCTTCTGCCCAACGCCGTGCTGGAAGCCGAAGGCCTGATGCGTCGCAAGGGCTTTCCGGAGAGCTATGATCGTACCGCGCTGATCGAGTTTCTGACCAATATCAAGGCGGGCAAGCGCAATGTCCGCGCCCCGGTCTACTCCCACTTCTACTATGATGTGATGTCGACCGAAGCCCAGATCGTCGATCAGCCCGACATCCTGATCCTTGAAGGTCTCAACGTGCTGCAGACGAGCATTCTGCCAACGGATGCCAAGGATATTCCGTTCGTGTCCGACTTCTTCGATTTCTCGGTCTATATCGATGCCGATGAGGACATGCTGCACCAGTGGTATCTGGAGCGTTTTATGCGCCTGCGCGAAACCGCCTTCCGCGATCCCGGCTCCTATTTCCACCGCTATTCCCTGATCGAGGAAAAGGAAGCCCTGCAGATTGCCAATGATCTCTGGACTTCCATCAACCTGGTCAACCTCAGAGAGAATATCTTTCCCACCCGGCCGCGCGCAGATCTGGTTCTGCGCAAGGAAGATGGCCATGCCATCACCACGGTGATGTTGCGCAAACTTTGA
- a CDS encoding phosphoribosyl-ATP diphosphatase gives MTPFTLNDLEAIIANRADSEDPKSYTRKLIGKGVGKCAQKMGEEAVEAVIAAVEMDKEELTSETADLLYHLLVVLKICDVPLSDVMAELASRTGQTGLEEKASRPAD, from the coding sequence GTGACACCATTCACTCTCAATGATCTCGAGGCGATTATCGCAAACCGTGCCGATTCCGAAGATCCAAAGTCCTATACCCGCAAGCTGATCGGCAAGGGCGTTGGCAAATGCGCCCAGAAAATGGGTGAGGAAGCCGTGGAAGCCGTGATTGCCGCCGTCGAGATGGACAAGGAAGAGCTGACGTCCGAAACGGCCGATCTGCTGTATCATCTTCTCGTCGTGCTCAAGATCTGCGATGTGCCGCTCAGCGACGTCATGGCAGAGCTGGCAAGCCGCACGGGCCAGACCGGACTTGAGGAAAAGGCCTCGCGTCCGGCTGACTGA
- the hisF gene encoding imidazole glycerol phosphate synthase subunit HisF, translating to MLKARVIPCLDVKDGRVVKGVNFVDLKDAGDPVESAKAYDAAGADELCFLDITASHENRGTILDVVRRTAEECFMPVTVGGGIRTTDNIRDLLKAGADKVSINTAAVLRREFIREASEKFGAQCIVASVDAKRVSKEGEPLKWEIFTHGGRTPTGIDAIEYAQEVVDLGAGEILLTSMDRDGTKIGFDIDLTRKIADMLTVPVIASGGVGTLEHLVEGVRDGHATAVLAASIFHFGEYSIREAKDYMVKAGIPMRMDLDK from the coding sequence ATGCTGAAAGCCCGTGTCATTCCCTGCCTCGACGTCAAGGACGGTCGCGTCGTCAAGGGCGTCAATTTCGTCGATCTGAAGGACGCCGGTGACCCGGTGGAAAGCGCCAAGGCCTATGATGCTGCCGGTGCCGACGAGCTTTGCTTCCTCGATATCACAGCCAGCCACGAGAACCGTGGCACAATTCTGGATGTGGTGCGTCGCACAGCCGAAGAATGCTTCATGCCGGTGACCGTCGGTGGCGGCATTCGCACGACGGACAATATTCGCGATCTGCTGAAGGCCGGGGCCGACAAGGTGTCGATCAATACTGCTGCGGTGTTGCGCCGGGAATTCATCAGGGAAGCGTCAGAGAAATTCGGTGCCCAATGCATCGTGGCCTCGGTTGACGCCAAACGCGTCAGCAAGGAAGGCGAGCCGCTCAAATGGGAAATCTTCACCCACGGCGGCCGCACACCCACCGGCATTGACGCCATCGAATATGCGCAGGAAGTGGTTGATCTTGGAGCCGGTGAAATCCTGCTGACCTCAATGGACCGGGATGGTACCAAGATTGGTTTCGATATCGATCTGACCCGCAAGATTGCGGACATGTTGACCGTGCCGGTGATTGCTTCAGGCGGCGTTGGAACCCTTGAACATCTGGTCGAGGGTGTGCGCGATGGCCATGCCACGGCGGTTCTGGCTGCCTCCATTTTCCATTTTGGTGAATATTCCATCAGGGAAGCCAAGGACTATATGGTCAAGGCAGGCATTCCGATGCGGATGGATCTGGACAAATAG
- the hisA gene encoding 1-(5-phosphoribosyl)-5-[(5-phosphoribosylamino)methylideneamino]imidazole-4-carboxamide isomerase, with product MIIFPAIDLKDGQCVRLKLGDMEQATVFNNDPGDQARRFQDQGFEWLHVVDLNGAFAGKSENTAAVDSILKSTTNPVQLGGGIRDLKGIEHWLEKGITRVILGTVAVRDPQLVKEACKAFPGRIAVGIDAKGGKVAVEGWAETSELTTVDLAKQFEDAGVAAIIYTDIDRDGILKGLNIPSTLELANATSIPVIASGGLASIDDVKRLLEPDCAILEGAITGRALYDGRLDPSEALGLIAAAKAAGEKAC from the coding sequence ATGATCATCTTTCCCGCTATCGATCTGAAGGACGGTCAGTGCGTACGCCTCAAGCTGGGTGATATGGAACAGGCCACCGTTTTCAACAATGATCCGGGCGATCAGGCCCGCCGCTTTCAGGATCAGGGCTTTGAGTGGCTGCATGTGGTCGATCTCAATGGCGCCTTTGCGGGCAAGTCGGAAAACACCGCCGCCGTTGACAGCATTCTGAAGAGCACCACCAACCCGGTGCAGCTCGGCGGCGGTATCCGCGACCTCAAGGGGATCGAGCATTGGCTGGAAAAGGGGATCACCCGCGTGATTCTCGGCACCGTCGCCGTGCGTGATCCGCAGTTGGTCAAAGAGGCCTGCAAGGCATTTCCGGGGCGTATCGCTGTGGGGATCGATGCCAAAGGCGGCAAGGTTGCTGTTGAAGGCTGGGCCGAAACTTCTGAGCTGACCACGGTCGATTTGGCCAAACAGTTCGAGGATGCCGGCGTTGCAGCCATTATCTACACCGATATCGACCGCGATGGCATTCTGAAGGGCCTCAACATTCCCTCGACGCTGGAACTGGCCAATGCAACCTCCATTCCTGTCATCGCATCTGGCGGGCTGGCATCGATCGACGATGTCAAACGGCTGCTTGAGCCCGACTGTGCCATTCTGGAAGGGGCGATTACGGGCCGGGCGCTCTATGATGGTCGCCTTGATCCGAGCGAAGCCCTCGGCCTGATTGCCGCTGCCAAAGCCGCAGGAGAGAAAGCATGCTGA
- the hisH gene encoding imidazole glycerol phosphate synthase subunit HisH gives MRIAIIDYGSGNLCSAAKAFERAARESSLQAEVLVTSHPEDVRLADHIVLPGVGAYADCRAGLDAVDGMVEALNEAVIANGRPFLGICVGLQLLASRGLEYQVTEGLGWIPGDVVSLEPSDPSLKIPHMGWNTVELVRDHPVWAGIPTGPDGLHAYFVHSYHLKAADPAHVLATADYAETVTAFVGRDNIIGTQFHPEKSQKLGLALISNFLKWRP, from the coding sequence ATGCGCATCGCAATCATTGATTATGGCTCGGGCAATCTATGCTCGGCGGCCAAGGCATTTGAGCGGGCAGCTCGCGAGAGCAGTCTTCAGGCCGAGGTTCTGGTCACCTCCCATCCTGAAGACGTTCGTCTGGCTGATCACATCGTGCTGCCGGGCGTGGGTGCCTATGCGGATTGTCGGGCCGGTCTTGATGCGGTCGATGGCATGGTCGAAGCGCTCAACGAAGCCGTGATTGCCAATGGCAGGCCGTTTCTCGGCATCTGCGTCGGGTTGCAGCTGCTTGCCAGCCGCGGCCTTGAATATCAGGTCACTGAAGGGCTTGGCTGGATTCCTGGTGATGTGGTCTCCCTAGAGCCCTCCGATCCGAGCCTCAAGATTCCGCACATGGGCTGGAACACCGTGGAACTGGTAAGGGATCATCCCGTCTGGGCTGGCATTCCCACCGGACCTGACGGACTGCATGCCTATTTCGTGCATTCCTATCATCTGAAAGCCGCCGATCCAGCGCATGTGCTGGCAACTGCCGACTATGCCGAGACGGTTACCGCCTTCGTGGGACGCGACAATATCATCGGAACCCAGTTCCACCCGGAAAAGAGCCAGAAGCTGGGCCTTGCCCTGATTTCCAACTTCCTCAAATGGAGGCCATGA
- a CDS encoding DUF2628 domain-containing protein, whose amino-acid sequence MASYTIYEKPGLSLDKTIESAVIVKNHYSALAFFLPIIWMLVRRLWWVLFSYVLFMLPIWSFYGYLPLWSEMLISLLTSAWISVEAPSLIGWQLERRGYVEVVTLFAESRDHCELRYVDFRLKAAKQATPATTGLTTTGKPPLAQRKYSPFFKAKPTDRMESGPVIGLFPTPDPSQETK is encoded by the coding sequence ATGGCTTCCTACACGATCTATGAAAAACCCGGTCTGTCACTGGATAAGACCATTGAAAGCGCCGTGATTGTGAAAAATCACTACTCTGCGCTGGCTTTCTTTCTGCCGATCATCTGGATGCTGGTGAGGCGGCTGTGGTGGGTGCTGTTCAGCTATGTGCTGTTCATGCTGCCGATCTGGTCATTCTATGGCTATCTGCCGTTATGGTCGGAAATGCTCATCAGCTTGCTGACTAGCGCCTGGATCAGTGTGGAGGCGCCGAGCCTTATCGGCTGGCAGCTGGAAAGAAGGGGCTATGTGGAGGTTGTGACCCTGTTTGCCGAAAGCCGTGATCATTGCGAATTGCGCTATGTTGATTTCAGACTGAAAGCTGCCAAACAGGCTACTCCGGCAACCACTGGTCTCACAACCACAGGAAAGCCGCCATTGGCGCAAAGAAAATACTCGCCTTTCTTCAAGGCGAAGCCGACCGACAGGATGGAAAGTGGCCCTGTTATCGGGTTGTTCCCAACGCCGGATCCTTCCCAGGAGACAAAATAA
- the hisB gene encoding imidazoleglycerol-phosphate dehydratase HisB — protein sequence MRTASITRTTNETDISLSINLDGTGSYTIDTGVGFLDHMIDQLSRHSLIDMTIKAKGDLHIDAHHTAEDIGIALGQAFKEALGDKKGITRYADVHLPMDETMTRAAVDVSGRPYLVWDVTFSRDKVGDFDTELFEEFFHAFAQNAGITLHIANLYGTNNHHIAESCFKAVARVLRKAVEVDPRQADRVPSTKGTLNG from the coding sequence ATGCGCACCGCATCGATCACCAGAACCACCAATGAAACCGACATTTCGCTCTCCATCAATCTGGATGGAACCGGCAGCTATACCATTGATACCGGCGTCGGATTTCTGGATCACATGATCGACCAGCTGTCGCGCCATTCGCTGATTGACATGACGATCAAGGCCAAGGGTGACCTGCATATCGATGCCCACCACACGGCTGAAGACATCGGCATTGCCCTCGGGCAGGCCTTCAAGGAGGCACTGGGCGACAAGAAAGGCATAACCCGTTATGCCGATGTGCATCTGCCGATGGACGAGACCATGACTCGTGCTGCGGTTGACGTGTCCGGTCGCCCCTATCTGGTCTGGGACGTGACCTTCAGCCGCGACAAGGTCGGGGATTTTGATACAGAGCTGTTTGAGGAATTCTTCCATGCATTCGCTCAGAACGCTGGTATCACCCTGCATATTGCCAATCTTTACGGTACCAATAACCATCATATCGCCGAGAGCTGCTTCAAGGCAGTGGCGCGCGTGCTGCGCAAGGCGGTCGAGGTGGATCCCCGTCAGGCCGATCGTGTTCCCTCGACCAAGGGAACATTGAATGGGTGA
- the hslV gene encoding ATP-dependent protease subunit HslV: MTDQSSQNSAFPGWRGTTILTVRKGGKVVVAGDGQVSLGQTVIKGNARKVRPLGKGNVIGGFAGATADAFTLFERLEAKLEQYPDQLTRACVDMAKDWRTDRYLRRLEAMMIVADREVSLVLTGTGDVLEPEYGVTAIGSGGNYALAAARALMDTDMDAEAIARKAMAIAAEICVYTNDRLTIEILDAK, encoded by the coding sequence ATGACAGATCAGTCTTCTCAAAATTCGGCTTTTCCCGGCTGGCGCGGAACCACCATCCTCACCGTTCGCAAGGGCGGCAAGGTCGTTGTTGCAGGCGACGGCCAGGTCAGCCTCGGACAGACGGTGATCAAGGGCAACGCCCGCAAGGTGCGCCCTTTGGGAAAAGGCAATGTGATTGGCGGTTTCGCCGGAGCGACGGCCGATGCCTTCACGCTGTTTGAACGTCTGGAAGCCAAGCTTGAGCAATATCCCGATCAACTGACCCGTGCCTGCGTCGACATGGCCAAGGACTGGCGGACCGATCGCTACCTCAGACGTCTTGAAGCGATGATGATCGTCGCGGACAGGGAGGTTTCGCTGGTGCTGACCGGTACCGGCGACGTGCTTGAACCGGAATATGGTGTCACGGCAATCGGTTCCGGTGGCAACTATGCGCTGGCGGCCGCCCGTGCCCTGATGGATACGGACATGGACGCCGAAGCAATCGCCCGCAAGGCCATGGCCATTGCTGCGGAAATCTGCGTTTACACCAACGACCGTCTAACAATTGAAATACTGGATGCCAAATAG
- the hslU gene encoding ATP-dependent protease ATPase subunit HslU, translating into MTDFSPREIVSELDRFIVGQKDAKRAVAIALRNRWRRQQLDDDLREEVLPKNILMIGPTGVGKTEISRRLAKLANAPFIKIEATKFTEVGYVGRDVDQIVRDLIESGIILTREKRRKDVQAKAHSAAEERVLDALVGPGAGPATRDSFRKKLRDGLLDDKEIEIEVKDTSSPMSSFEIPGMPGGSMGVMNLSDMFGKAFGGRTKQRKVNIKDSYGLLITEESDKLLDEDQIVTEAISLVENSGIVFLDEIDKICAREGRGGADVSREGVQRDLLPLIEGTTVTTKYGPVKTDHILFIASGAFHVSKPSDLLPELQGRLPIRVELRALTREDFKAILTDTEANLPKQYSALLATEEVTLSFTDDAIETIADIAVELNSTVENIGARRLQTVMEKILEDISFEAPDRGGEVIEITGEFVRKNVGELAKNTDLSRYIL; encoded by the coding sequence ATGACCGATTTTTCCCCTCGCGAGATCGTTTCCGAGCTCGACCGCTTTATCGTCGGCCAGAAAGATGCCAAGCGGGCCGTGGCGATTGCCCTGCGCAACCGCTGGCGCCGCCAGCAGCTGGATGACGATCTCAGGGAAGAAGTTCTGCCCAAGAACATCCTGATGATCGGGCCAACCGGCGTCGGCAAGACCGAGATTTCCCGCCGCCTAGCCAAGCTGGCCAACGCACCCTTCATCAAGATCGAGGCAACCAAATTCACCGAGGTTGGCTATGTGGGCCGCGATGTCGACCAGATCGTGCGTGACCTGATCGAGAGCGGTATTATCCTCACCCGCGAAAAGCGGCGCAAGGATGTGCAGGCCAAGGCGCACAGTGCCGCCGAGGAGCGCGTGCTTGATGCGCTGGTGGGACCGGGGGCAGGCCCTGCCACCCGTGACAGTTTCCGCAAGAAGCTGCGCGATGGCCTGCTGGATGACAAGGAAATCGAGATTGAGGTGAAAGACACCAGCTCGCCGATGTCATCCTTTGAAATTCCCGGCATGCCCGGTGGATCGATGGGCGTGATGAATCTTTCCGACATGTTTGGCAAGGCCTTTGGCGGCCGCACCAAACAACGCAAGGTCAACATCAAGGATTCCTATGGCCTTCTGATCACGGAAGAATCAGACAAGCTTCTGGATGAAGATCAAATCGTTACGGAAGCGATATCATTAGTGGAAAACAGCGGTATCGTCTTCCTCGACGAGATCGACAAGATCTGTGCCCGCGAGGGCAGGGGCGGGGCTGATGTCTCCCGCGAAGGCGTTCAGCGCGATCTGCTGCCGCTGATCGAGGGCACCACCGTGACGACGAAATACGGCCCGGTGAAGACCGACCATATCCTGTTCATCGCTTCTGGTGCCTTCCATGTCTCCAAGCCATCTGACCTCCTGCCCGAGTTGCAGGGCCGCCTGCCGATCCGGGTAGAGCTGCGCGCGCTGACACGGGAAGACTTCAAGGCCATCCTGACCGATACGGAAGCCAATCTGCCGAAACAGTATTCGGCGCTGCTGGCCACCGAAGAGGTCACGCTGTCCTTTACTGACGACGCGATCGAGACCATTGCCGACATCGCAGTGGAGCTCAACAGCACGGTCGAGAATATCGGCGCCCGGCGCCTGCAGACCGTGATGGAAAAGATCCTTGAGGATATTTCCTTCGAAGCACCGGATCGCGGTGGCGAAGTGATCGAGATCACCGGTGAATTCGTACGCAAGAATGTCGGAGAATTGGCGAAAAATACCGACCTCAGCCGCTATATTCTCTAG
- a CDS encoding helix-turn-helix transcriptional regulator: MTPFGAKLRRMRKERNITLKEMADRLDVSSAYLSALEHGKRGKPTWFLIQRIIAYFNIIWDEAEELQRLAEISDPNPTIRTAGLDPRATELANLLAERIDQISKEGLEALILQVRSASSRGRGMGTPDFRDQT, from the coding sequence ATGACTCCCTTCGGTGCAAAATTGCGGCGTATGCGCAAGGAGCGGAACATCACACTCAAGGAAATGGCGGATCGGCTGGATGTCTCCAGTGCCTATCTCTCGGCGCTTGAACATGGCAAGAGGGGCAAGCCGACCTGGTTCCTGATCCAGCGTATCATCGCCTATTTCAATATCATCTGGGATGAAGCAGAAGAGCTGCAGCGGCTGGCTGAAATTTCGGATCCGAATCCAACCATCCGCACCGCCGGTCTTGATCCGCGCGCGACCGAGCTGGCCAATCTGCTGGCCGAGCGGATCGACCAGATTTCCAAGGAAGGGCTGGAAGCGCTCATCCTTCAGGTCCGGTCGGCCTCCTCGCGCGGGCGCGGCATGGGAACGCCCGATTTCAGGGACCAGACTTAG
- a CDS encoding Smr/MutS family protein codes for MARKPPLSRKDIRLWKKVTETVTPLEGRSAELKALIETFKEPKARDNSNTPDPAHPVQRKRASAAELDALRQAGIRGRDIPVSRTTPPLAGIDRKEKKRIVQGRLAIDARLDLHGMTQREAHTALFGFLKSSHQQHYKHVLVITGKGSRGEMETYAIGQEKGVLRRVVPKWLSEPDIRNIIVGFEEAHPTLGGAGALHIRLRRRNKIK; via the coding sequence TTGGCCCGTAAACCTCCCCTCAGTCGCAAGGATATCCGTCTCTGGAAGAAGGTGACCGAGACGGTCACGCCGCTGGAAGGGCGCTCCGCGGAACTCAAGGCGTTGATTGAAACGTTCAAGGAGCCGAAAGCGCGGGACAACAGCAACACTCCTGATCCTGCTCATCCCGTTCAGCGAAAACGCGCCAGCGCTGCCGAACTTGATGCCCTGAGGCAGGCAGGTATCCGTGGCAGGGATATTCCGGTCAGCCGAACCACCCCTCCTCTTGCCGGTATCGATCGCAAGGAAAAAAAGCGTATCGTCCAAGGGCGGCTTGCCATCGATGCGCGACTGGATCTGCACGGCATGACCCAGCGGGAAGCGCACACGGCGCTGTTCGGCTTCCTCAAGAGCAGTCATCAGCAGCATTACAAGCATGTGCTTGTCATTACCGGCAAGGGCAGCCGTGGCGAGATGGAAACCTATGCCATCGGGCAGGAAAAGGGTGTGCTGCGCCGGGTTGTCCCGAAGTGGTTGTCCGAGCCGGATATCCGCAACATCATCGTCGGCTTCGAGGAAGCCCACCCGACGCTCGGCGGCGCGGGAGCCTTGCATATCCGTCTCAGAAGGCGTAACAAAATCAAGTAG
- a CDS encoding MltA domain-containing protein has translation MSAETEPLDFSDLAGWDDHDHEAAFAAFCHSARYLLQRLPTTRTGSAAAEDLLMVARAALARPGALDRQAARLFFESHFRPVALVSPGLLTGYYEPVFDARLSRDETFVFPLHKRPGDLVPLTPEEAEKAGFTPETSFARKIADGFCFHASRAEVMAGALDGRNLELAWLKDPLEAYVIHIQGSARLDLGDGATMRIAFDGKSGHPYRSLGKYLIEQGVFTASNITMDGLLAHLRTLGREGTRLLGENPSYIYFKAVAEGCQTDEAAGNARFGPKAAAGVPLVPMRSIAVDRHIHTFGLPFWLETFLPDAGGEDKPFRQMVFAHDTGSAIKGAARGDLFVGTGLEAGALAGQLQQETRFICLMPSRVADNRGG, from the coding sequence ATGAGTGCGGAGACTGAACCACTGGATTTTTCCGATCTGGCAGGATGGGATGATCATGATCACGAGGCGGCTTTTGCCGCCTTTTGTCATTCCGCCCGCTATCTTCTGCAGCGCCTGCCAACCACGAGAACAGGCAGCGCGGCGGCTGAAGACCTTCTGATGGTTGCCAGAGCGGCTCTGGCCCGGCCCGGTGCGCTTGATCGGCAGGCGGCTCGCCTGTTCTTTGAAAGCCACTTCAGGCCGGTTGCCCTTGTCAGCCCTGGTCTGCTGACTGGCTATTATGAGCCGGTGTTTGATGCCCGTCTCAGCCGCGACGAGACCTTTGTCTTCCCATTGCACAAGCGGCCTGGGGATCTGGTTCCCCTCACCCCTGAAGAAGCAGAAAAGGCGGGCTTTACGCCGGAAACCAGCTTTGCTCGCAAAATCGCAGACGGTTTTTGCTTTCATGCCAGCCGGGCCGAAGTCATGGCGGGGGCGCTCGATGGCAGAAATTTGGAACTTGCGTGGCTGAAAGACCCGCTTGAGGCCTATGTCATTCACATTCAGGGGTCGGCCAGACTTGATCTTGGCGATGGCGCGACGATGCGGATTGCCTTTGACGGCAAGTCCGGCCATCCCTATCGCTCGCTTGGCAAATATCTGATTGAACAGGGTGTTTTTACCGCCAGCAACATCACCATGGATGGTTTGCTGGCTCATCTGAGGACCCTTGGCAGGGAAGGAACAAGGCTGCTGGGGGAAAACCCCTCCTATATCTATTTTAAGGCTGTTGCCGAAGGTTGCCAGACCGATGAGGCTGCGGGGAACGCCCGGTTCGGGCCGAAGGCCGCGGCAGGGGTTCCCCTCGTTCCCATGCGCAGCATTGCGGTGGATCGGCACATCCACACCTTCGGCTTGCCATTTTGGCTGGAAACCTTCTTGCCTGATGCGGGCGGAGAGGATAAACCCTTCAGGCAAATGGTCTTTGCCCATGACACGGGGTCTGCCATCAAGGGCGCGGCGCGTGGCGACCTGTTTGTCGGAACCGGTCTCGAAGCCGGGGCATTGGCCGGACAACTTCAACAAGAGACGCGCTTTATCTGCCTGATGCCAAGCCGGGTAGCTGACAACAGAGGAGGATGA